TAAGCAGGTATATGAGCAGAAAAATTCAAATAACATATCAACAGCAGAGCAATATTATCTACCAATAAGATGCCAACTTTAGCCTCTCTAACACAGAATATTTTAGATTAGAAAAATTCAGGCATGTTCAAACTAGTCTTTTCAGAAACTCCATCAAACCAAAGAATAGAGTATACATTGCACTAAATAATGCTAAATGCTGCCTACCTTGACGATTCTATATATGTCAGAATTCCCAGAGGCACTTCCACCTTTTGCAATTCGACCACTCGCTTTAGGTCCACCACCTTTCCTTCCATCTAGTTGATTATTTTGCTTACTAAACGAGTCCTGTAGCTTCCCAAAGTTATCCTCTCTGAACTGGCCATTTTCATCTACCACAAGGTAGAGACCAGAACCGCCTATTGGAAACACATAGTGCTGCAATGGTGTCGGCCTGAAATCCGTATACACAACGTGGCAGGGCTGCTTGTGCAGACTGCATATCCACTCGGCAAACTCAGTCGCATTTGACATGGTAGCGGAAAGAAAGACCATCTTGATGGCAGGGGGCAGGAAAATTATACTCTCCTCCCACACGACTCCCCTCTCACGATCCTTCATGTAATGAATCTCGTCGAATATAACCCAGGCAACCTCCTTGATCACCTCGGAGCCCCTGTAGAGCATGGCCCTGAGGATCTCAGTCGTCATGACGAGGCACGTGGCGTTGGGCTGGAGCGTGACGTCGCCCGTCATGAGCCCGACGTCGGTGAACTCCTGGCTGAGCTCCCTGTACTTCTGGTTGCTGAGGGCCTTGAGCGGGGAGGTGTAGATGACCCGCTGCTTGTCCCGGAACGCCATGGCGATGGCGTACTCGGCGACGACCGTCTTCCCCGCGGAGGTGTGCGCCGAGACGAGCACCGACTCGTTCCGCTCCAGGCACGCGATGGAGACGCTCTGGAAGGGGTCGAGCTTGAACGGGTACTCCTTGGCCATCTCCCCGTTGAACTCCGGGCTCGCCAGCGTCCCGTGCACCGCCTCGTCCTTGGCCGCCGCGTACCCCTTCGGGACGGCGACCTCGTGGATGCACGACCGCGAGAGGCTCCGGCGCTTGGCCGCCGggtccgcctccgccgtcgaCCCCGGCGCCGGCAGGCTCGGCTCCTCCACCGCGCTCGACTCCGGCGCCTTGCGCTTGCTGGCGTTCTCCGCCTCTTCCCCCATCGCGGCCACCAAACCTAAGCTACCAAACCCAGCACCCCGTCAGAGAATACCACCCAATTGGAGCAATCCAACCACCCAACACAGCGAAGCCTAGGAGTAGGGTCCTTACCTACGGATACCGTGGTGAGAGGCGGCCTCGCGCGTTCCGGCGGCGGGGAATCTCCGGcgagaggagcggcggcggcggcggcgaagggggaGGTGTGCCCTAGCTCTCTGCGGTGGCCGCCTCGCCTCTGCGGCTACTTCACCGTGAAcggaggcgcgggcggcgctggacGGAGCCAATCCCGGCCGTTGATCTCCGCCGCACGAATATTGATGCAGGAGCCGGTCGGTTCTTGGGCCGGGCCAGGCCGGACTTGTTCCATCCGCAATGGCCCACTATCTGAATTCGGCCCAACAGCATCCTGAAAATTTGGGAAAATTTTTCCCCCCGCCAGACAGCAATCCGAACTCGAAGCTGGATCGGAAAGGCCGCCGGAATTCGATTCCGTTTCGGGGATGGCGGCTCACTTTGTGTCCGAAACGGTTGCGGCAAATCCGATTCCGAGGTAGAAGCTGGGAAGCCCGACCATACCATACATATCAGCGCCGGGAATCCCTGACGGCGACACGAATCAGAAATCAGAATTCGAGTAGAGCAAGTAGATCGAGAGCcgagagctcgccgccggccatctcctCGGATCAGcaccggcggcggagagcgAGGCCCGTTTGACCCGGAACGGGAAGCCAAGAAAggggagctagctagctagctggtaGATGGAGGCGTATCGGTTCGGCTTCGACCTGCCGGCGGCGAACAAGTTCGACCCGACGGAGGCCGACATCGTGGCGCGGTACCTCCTCCCGCGCGCCGTCGGGTTCCCGAACCCGCACGGGCACGCCGTCATCGACGCCGACCCCTGCAGCTGCCCGCCGTGGGAGCTCAtgcgccgccacggccacgccGGCAGCGACCACGCCTTCTTCGGGCGCCCGCGCAGCCAGGACAGGAAGAGGATCGTCCGCGCCGTCGGCCCCGGCGAGGACGGCGTCGGCGGCACGTGGGACGGGCAGAAGAGCGGCGCCACCCGCCTCGTCCtctcccgcgccggcggcggcgccgccgccccacggcTGGAGGTCACGTACAAGCGCCACAACCTGTCCTACTACCACGGGCCCCAGCCCCCAGAAGATCCGGACCAGCGGCTGGGTCATGCACGACTACCGGATCGTCGACCCGCCGCACCTCGCCGACACCGTCCTCTACCGCGTCAGGATCACCgacaggaggaagaaggagcagggcaagcagcagcagcaggccgacgccgacgccgtcgccgggcACCAGGTCGTTATCCCCCCGGGCCCGGACCAGCCGGGCCCGAGCAACTACTGCGAGGTTGAGGAGCATGGCGGTGCCGTGGGGGACACGGGTGGCTACTatgccgacgacgacggcagccaGTACTTGAACCAGGACCTGAGCTGCTACATGCTGTACGACGGCGATGGCAGCGGCGACGGTGACTACCTTTTCAACGTCGGCGACGACAATAGCTTTCAGTGTCCCGACGGCGGCAATGGAGGCTGAGAAGCAGAGGAACAATGCTAGCTTAGCTAGGACAGCGTACATACTGTgtgtagcctgtaggaaaaccATCAGAAATTTATTACACAACAGACTGAAATATAGGTGGATGAGGTCATGCTGGGGATTTATGGCATCTCAGAACAAAGAAAATAATGAATTAATGTACAATAAGCTGTGGAGTACCTTACATTTACATATATGCAGATATGCTACACTTACTGAAGAATCTCTGTTCTTTCAGGGAGAAAGGGGTTCATTTCAACAACCACATTATTTGGCATCTCTATACTCTTTTTCCTACAATAACCAAAACAGTTCCTTCACTTACCAATAGTGTGGCTACTTACAAGTTGCAAGGGTGGGACACGTCTGGTTCCTTGCTTTGCACATGCGATCCTAGATCATATTTCAGCTTGCTGACACATGCAGTCAGGCATAGGAAGGTTGTATATGGATTCCTGTGGTTTCCTTGGTCCGAAACCTTTTGTCTCACTGTGGCGACGCATGTCCTGCATGTGGTGCTTGAATTGATCCCATCTAAACGATATACAGAGTACAATTTAGAATTAAGTCCTCAATCAGCTCATATTATGAACAAGATAGCATCAGAGCCTGCATCTCCTGGCCATTGTATTGTAGGTGTTTGAAAGTTC
This genomic interval from Panicum virgatum strain AP13 chromosome 8K, P.virgatum_v5, whole genome shotgun sequence contains the following:
- the LOC120645383 gene encoding uncharacterized protein LOC120645383; this translates as MEAYRFGFDLPAANKFDPTEADIVARYLLPRAVGFPNPHGHAVIDADPCSCPPWELMRRHGHAGSDHAFFGRPRSQDRKRIVRAVGPGEDGVGGTWDGQKSGATRLVLSRAGGGAAAPRLEVTYKRHNLSYYHGPQPPEDPDQRLGHADADAVAGHQVVIPPGPDQPGPSNYCEVEEHGGAVGDTGGYYADDDGSQYLNQDLSCYMLYDGDGSGDGDYLFNVGDDNSFQCPDGGNGG